ACGATCGTTCGTCGTCCCCGTCATCGCCCACGCTCCACCCACCGTCATCCCCGCGCAGGCGGGGATAAATTCCGGCTGAACGCCGTGAGTCTCACGGCCACCAGCGACTATTTATCCCCGCCTGCGCGGGGACGACGGTGGAGAATGGAGATGACGATGGAGGATGGGGTGACGGTGGAGAGTGTTCGTCTTACCCCCGCCGCGGCCCACGCGGACCGGCGGGCTTGGCACGATACGGCGCCCCACCGCCCGGACGCTGCTGCGGGCGGTTCGGGCCGCCGCGCTGGCGCGCGCTGCCGCCGCCCTGCGCCGGCGGGCCATCCGAGGGGATGATCGTCACTTCGTCCTCGCCCGCACTGCGCTTCACCGCGTCAAAGAAACGGTCGGCGATGCTGCGCGGGATCTGGAAGCTCGTTTCCATCTGGCCGATGCGGATCGCGCCGACCTCCGCCTTGGTGATGTGGCCGCGGCGGCAGATCAGCGGCAGGATCCAGCGCGCGTCGGCGTTCTGGCGGCGGCCGATGTCCATCTTGAACCACACCGTATCATCGAAGCCCGGACGATGCCCCTTCTGCTCCATCGGCGACAGCGCGGTGCGATCGACCAGTTCTTCGGGCGCAGGCAGCGCGGCGCGGTGCGCGCGGACGAGCGCCGCGGCGATCTCAGCGGGCGACTTCTCGGCCATCAGCCGTTCGGCCAGCGCGGTATCCTCCTCATCCACCTCGACCGGTGCCAGCAGGTCGGCGAGCAGGCGTTCGCGGTCCTGCGCGCGGATGTCTTCGACGGTGGGCGGGTCGCGCCACTCGGCGTTGATCCGGGCGCCCTTCAGCATCATGTCGACGCGGCGGCGGCGCGGGTATGGGACGATCAGCACTGCGGTGCCCTTCTTGCCCGCGCGACCCGTCCGGCCCGAGCGATGCTGCAGCGTTTCGGCATCGCGCGGCATTTCGACATGGACGACCAGGGAGAGCGTCGGCAGATCGATTCCGCGCGCGGCCACGTCGGTCGCGACGCAGACGCGAGCCCGGCGGTCGCGCAATGCCTGCAGCGCGTGGTTGCGCTCGTTCTGGCTATGCTCGCCCGACAGCGCGACGGCGGCAAAGCCACGCTCGACCAGGCTGGCGTGCAAATGGCGGACATTGTCGCGCGTCGCGCAGAACAGCATCGCCGTCTCCGCCTCGTAGAAGCGCAGCAGGTTGATGACCGCATGTTCGATGTCCGACGGCGCGACCGGCACCGCGACATAGGCGATGTCGCCATGCCCGCGGTTCTCGCCCACGGTCGAGATGCGCAGCGCATCGCGCTGGTAGCGCTTGGCGAGCGCGACGATCGGCTTGGGCATCGTCGCCGAGAACAGGAGCGTGCGGCGCCCCTCCGGCGTGGTGTCGAGGATCGCCTCGAGGTCGTCGCGGAAGCCCATGTCGAGCATCTCGTCGGCTTCGTCGAGCACCGCCACGCGCAAAGAGCCAAGGTCGAGCGCCCCGCGCTCCAGGTGATCGCGCAGGCGCCCCGGC
The nucleotide sequence above comes from Roseomonas aeriglobus. Encoded proteins:
- a CDS encoding DEAD/DEAH box helicase, with amino-acid sequence MPFENLPTVLADALAARGYEALTPVQAEATADEAVGRDLIVSAQTGSGKTVAFGLAAAPDLLEDGKLPPAGAPLALVIAPTRELALQVSRELGWLYAGAGARIATCVGGMDASRERRALNGGAHIVVGTPGRLRDHLERGALDLGSLRVAVLDEADEMLDMGFRDDLEAILDTTPEGRRTLLFSATMPKPIVALAKRYQRDALRISTVGENRGHGDIAYVAVPVAPSDIEHAVINLLRFYEAETAMLFCATRDNVRHLHASLVERGFAAVALSGEHSQNERNHALQALRDRRARVCVATDVAARGIDLPTLSLVVHVEMPRDAETLQHRSGRTGRAGKKGTAVLIVPYPRRRRVDMMLKGARINAEWRDPPTVEDIRAQDRERLLADLLAPVEVDEEDTALAERLMAEKSPAEIAAALVRAHRAALPAPEELVDRTALSPMEQKGHRPGFDDTVWFKMDIGRRQNADARWILPLICRRGHITKAEVGAIRIGQMETSFQIPRSIADRFFDAVKRSAGEDEVTIIPSDGPPAQGGGSARQRGGPNRPQQRPGGGAPYRAKPAGPRGPRRG